GTCGGCCGTCTCGGCCTCTCCGAACCAGCGCACCTCGAGGTCGCGCTCCTGCGCGATCGAGGCCATGCCCGCCACGCGGGGGTCGTCGGCGTTCAGGACGGCAACGCCGCCGCGGCGCACGGCCCGCACCAGCTCGGACTTCTCGCGGACGGTGCCGTCGAGTCCTCCGAAGCCGCCCGCGTGCGCCATGCCGATCATCAGCACGACGCCGACGTCGGGCGTCACGAGTCCCGCGAGCCGCGCGATCTGCCCGTGCCCGTCCGCCCCGAACTCGCACACCAGGAAGCGGGTGTCGTGCGTCACTCGCAGCATGGTGAGCGGCGCGCCCACGGCGTTGTTGTACGAGCCCTTGGGCGCGACGGTCTCGCCCTCGGGGCGCAGGATCGTCGCCAGCAGGTTCTTCGTCGTCGTCTTGCCGTTCGAGCCGGTGATCCCCACGATCTTCAGCGCGCCGCCGGCGCGCACGCGCGCCACGACCTCGCGCGCGAGATCCGCGATCGCGAGCACGACGTCCGGGACGACGATCTGCGTGACCGGCTCGTCGACGACGCGCTCGACGAGCGCGAGCACCGCGCCCGCCTCGACGGCCTTGCCGACGAACAGGTGGCCGTCGGTCGTCTCGCCGGGCTTGGCGACGAAGACCGCTCCGGGCGTCATGGCGCGCGAGTCGGTGTCCACGTCGCCGGAGACGACCGTCTCCGGCGTCGCGTCGCCGTGCAGGTGCAGCCGTCCTCCGATCGCCTCCGCGATCTCCGAGAGCGTCAGGGCGATCATGCGGCGAACGCGATCATCAGGGCAGGCCGGATCATTCGGATGGTGTACCTCCGTGGTGCTCGCTCTGCCCCGGGCACGGGGTGGCGCATCACTTCAACATCGGGAGCTTGGTCTCGGGCTCCGTGCGGCCCGGCGGGACACGGTAGGACTGCAACACGTAGGCCATCGCCTTCTGCATCGCGGGCGCCGTGGCCGCAGACGAGGTTACCCGCTTGGGCTCGTCGAGCGTAATCATGACCACGTACTGCGGGTCGTCCGCCGGGGCGAACCCGACCATGCTCGTGAAGTACACGCCGGGCTTGTACCCGCCGCCCTCGGCAGGCTTCTGCGCCGTGCCGGTCTTGGTCGCGATGCTGTAGCCGGGCACCTTGATCTGCTCGGCGACCGAGCTCTGGAACGCGACGTTCTCGAGCATGAGCTGCAGCTGCTGCGCCGTGCCCTCGCTGATCACGCGCTCCGGCTCCGCCGTCTCCGCCGCCGTCACCTCGCCGTCCGGGGTCGTGCACGACTCGACGAGCTGCGGAGCGACGCGCACGCCGTCGTTGGCGATGGTCTGGTAGGCGCTCGCCACCTGCGGGATCGTGGCGGTGAACGCCTGCCCGAACGTCGTGGCGTAGTGCTGCTGGTTGTCCCATTCGGCGGGAGGCGCGATCCAGCCGTTCTGCTCCCCCGGGAACCCGACCACGGCGCCGCCTCCGATGCCGAACTTC
The Microbacterium sp. JZ31 genome window above contains:
- a CDS encoding UDP-N-acetylmuramoyl-tripeptide--D-alanyl-D-alanine ligase, encoding MIALTLSEIAEAIGGRLHLHGDATPETVVSGDVDTDSRAMTPGAVFVAKPGETTDGHLFVGKAVEAGAVLALVERVVDEPVTQIVVPDVVLAIADLAREVVARVRAGGALKIVGITGSNGKTTTKNLLATILRPEGETVAPKGSYNNAVGAPLTMLRVTHDTRFLVCEFGADGHGQIARLAGLVTPDVGVVLMIGMAHAGGFGGLDGTVREKSELVRAVRRGGVAVLNADDPRVAGMASIAQERDLEVRWFGEAETADVRSGALEVTASGTRTTVTVGGRELPLHLRVLGAHHVKNALAAITAAAALGVAPEAAVERIETVELAERWRMQVLTQSPVRIINDAYNASPDAVAAALRTLAQISGPDERMVAVLGAMSELGEHSVEEHMKIGLLAVRLRIPRIVVVGQDARALYLAAIAEGSWSGEAVFFETADEAFAYLQDELRPGDSVLVKSSNAAGLRFLGDRLGESFS